The following are encoded together in the Chlorocebus sabaeus isolate Y175 chromosome 20, mChlSab1.0.hap1, whole genome shotgun sequence genome:
- the SIKE1 gene encoding suppressor of IKBKE 1 isoform X2, producing the protein MSCTIEKILTDAKTLLERLREHDAAAESLVDQSAALHRRVAAMREAGTALPDQYQEDASDMKDMSKYKPHILLSQENTQIRDLQQENRELWISLEEHQDALELIMSKYRKQMLQLMVAKKAVDAEPVLKAHQSHSAEIESQIDRICEMGEVMRKAVQVDDDQFCKIQEKLAQLELENKELRELLSISSESLQARKENSMDTASQAIK; encoded by the exons ATGAGCTGCACCATCGAGAAGATCCTGACAGACGCCAAGACGCTTCTGGAGAGGCTGCGGGAGCACGATGCGGCCGCCGAGTCGCTGGTGGATCAGTCGGCAGCGCTGCACCGGCGGGTAGCCGCTATGCGGGAGGCGGGGACAGCGCTTCCGGACCAG TATCAAGAGGATGCATCCGATATGAAGGACATGTCCAAATACAAACCTCACATTCTGCTGTCTCAAGAGAACACACAGATTAGAGACTTGCAACAGGAAAACAGAG agcTGTGGATTTCCTTGGAGGAACACCAGGATGCTTTGGAACTCATCATGAGCAAGTACCGGAAACAGATGTTACAGTTAATGGTTGCTAAAAAAGCTGTGGATGCTGAACCAGTCCTGAAAGCTCACCAGTCTCACTCTGCA GAAATTGAGAGTCAGATTGACAGAATCTGCGAAATGGGAGAAGTGATGAGGAAAGCAGTTCAGGTGGATGATGACCAGTTTTGTAAGATTCAGGAAAAATTAGCCCAATTAGAG cttgaaAATAAGGAACTTCGAGAATTATTGTCCATTAGCAGTGAGTCTCTTCAAGCCAGAAAGGAAAACTCAATGGACACTGCTTCCCAAGCCATCAAATAA
- the SIKE1 gene encoding suppressor of IKBKE 1 isoform X1, which translates to MSCTIEKILTDAKTLLERLREHDAAAESLVDQSAALHRRVAAMREAGTALPDQVRQRYQEDASDMKDMSKYKPHILLSQENTQIRDLQQENRELWISLEEHQDALELIMSKYRKQMLQLMVAKKAVDAEPVLKAHQSHSAEIESQIDRICEMGEVMRKAVQVDDDQFCKIQEKLAQLELENKELRELLSISSESLQARKENSMDTASQAIK; encoded by the exons ATGAGCTGCACCATCGAGAAGATCCTGACAGACGCCAAGACGCTTCTGGAGAGGCTGCGGGAGCACGATGCGGCCGCCGAGTCGCTGGTGGATCAGTCGGCAGCGCTGCACCGGCGGGTAGCCGCTATGCGGGAGGCGGGGACAGCGCTTCCGGACCAGGTCAGGCAGAGG TATCAAGAGGATGCATCCGATATGAAGGACATGTCCAAATACAAACCTCACATTCTGCTGTCTCAAGAGAACACACAGATTAGAGACTTGCAACAGGAAAACAGAG agcTGTGGATTTCCTTGGAGGAACACCAGGATGCTTTGGAACTCATCATGAGCAAGTACCGGAAACAGATGTTACAGTTAATGGTTGCTAAAAAAGCTGTGGATGCTGAACCAGTCCTGAAAGCTCACCAGTCTCACTCTGCA GAAATTGAGAGTCAGATTGACAGAATCTGCGAAATGGGAGAAGTGATGAGGAAAGCAGTTCAGGTGGATGATGACCAGTTTTGTAAGATTCAGGAAAAATTAGCCCAATTAGAG cttgaaAATAAGGAACTTCGAGAATTATTGTCCATTAGCAGTGAGTCTCTTCAAGCCAGAAAGGAAAACTCAATGGACACTGCTTCCCAAGCCATCAAATAA